Proteins from a single region of Antechinus flavipes isolate AdamAnt ecotype Samford, QLD, Australia chromosome 2, AdamAnt_v2, whole genome shotgun sequence:
- the LOC127546989 gene encoding olfactory receptor 6-like — protein MKDTNGTFSVKEFVLLGFPSLNHLQALLFLVFCLIYVMTLIENLVIIIIVQANRHLHTPMYFFLANLSVLEALYTSVTIPKMLDNFLNDKKTISFSGCFTQLFFFLSLASSECFLLAAMAYDRYLAICLPLRYPALMNPTLCVGLALSAWLSGFLASFVSIVLISQLSFCGPNVLNHFFCDISPVLKLSCSNTEAIETLDFVAALAVLMTSLSVTAFSYTCILATVIRIPSGTGRRKAFSTCASHLVVVTVFYTTTIFMYARPRAISTFDFNKLVSIIYSVVTPLFNPIIYCLRNREVWEALAKLTRISRLSVAAHFSSSIRGKFI, from the coding sequence atgaaagatACTAATGGGACCTTCTCTGTGAAAGAATTTGTCTTACTAGGCTTCCCAAGCCTCAATCACCTTCAAGCCCTGCTATTTCTGGTGTTCTGTCTCATCTATGTAATGACCCTTATAGAAAATCTGGTCATAATTATAATTGTCCAGGCCAATCGGCACCTCCATACCCCCATGTACTTCTTCCTGGCCAATCTATCAGTCCTAGAGGCTCTCTATACTTCAGTTACCATCCCTAAGATGTTGGACAACTTCTTGAATGACAAGAAGACCATCTCCTTTTCTGGATGCTTCACAcaactctttttcttcctctcccttgcCTCTTCTGAGTGCTTCCTCCTGGCAGCCATGGCCTATGACCGGTACTTGGCCATCTGCCTCCCTCTGCGCTACCCAGCACTCATGAATCCAACTCTCTGTGTGGGTCTGGCCCTAAGTGCCTGGCTCAGTGGATTCCTAGCCTCCTTTGTGTCAATCGTGCTCATTTCCCAGCTGAGCTTCTGCGGCCCCAACGTCCTAAACCACTTCTTCTGTGACATCTCTCCAGTGCTGAAGCTCTCATGCTCAAACACAGAAGCTATTGAGACCTTGGATTTCGTGGCAGCTCTGGCTGTACTCATGACCTCTCTCTCTGTGACAGCCTTCTCCTACACCTGCATTCTGGCCACTGTTATCAGAATCCCATCTGGGACAGGCCGCCGCAAGGCTTTCTCTACTTGTGCTTCTCACTTGGTGGTGGTCACTGTTTTCTACACCACCACCATATTTATGTACGCCCGGCCCCGGGCCATCAGCACCTTTGACTTTAACAAGCTGGTGTCTATAATCTACTCAGTAGTGACACCACTCTTCAACCCTATCATATACTGCCTGAGAAACAGGGAAGTGTGGGAGGCCTTGGCCAAGCTCACCAGGATCTCCAGACTCTCTGTGGCTGCTCACTTCAGCTCCTCCATAAGAGGGAAATTCATCTGA